Proteins from a genomic interval of Orbaceae bacterium lpD02:
- a CDS encoding cytosine deaminase: MNSKIAFIIGNARLPNRDGLWQIEIINGKFGAISEQIQKMAYDLDANGGLVIPPFIEPHIHLDTTQTAGQPAWNQSGTLFEGIERWTERKKMLSHDDVKNRALKTLQWQIANGIQYVRTHVDVSDPSLVALKAMLEVKQEISPWIDLQIVAFPQEGILSYPNGKALLEKAIELGADVIGAIPHFEFTREYGIESLHFIFELAKKYNRLIDVHCDEIDDEQSRFVETVAALAHKYEMGNQVTASHTTAMHSYNGAYASRLFRILKLSGINFVANPLVNIHLQGRFDTYPKRRGITRVKELLEAGINVCFGHDDVFDPWYPLGTANMLQVLHMGLHICQLMGYEQLNQSLDLITTNSAKTLNISDKKYGVHTGHDANLIILAANSGFDAVRRQTPILYSIRHGKIISRTEPAKHYIIAEQEKVVTYN, from the coding sequence ATGAATTCAAAAATAGCATTTATTATTGGTAATGCTCGCCTACCAAACCGAGATGGTTTATGGCAAATAGAAATAATTAATGGAAAATTTGGTGCAATATCAGAACAGATACAAAAAATGGCGTATGATCTTGATGCGAATGGAGGACTTGTTATACCACCATTTATTGAACCACATATTCATTTAGACACAACACAAACAGCAGGACAACCTGCTTGGAATCAATCAGGAACATTATTCGAAGGGATCGAGCGTTGGACTGAACGTAAAAAAATGCTCAGCCATGATGATGTAAAAAATAGAGCGTTAAAGACATTGCAATGGCAAATCGCTAATGGTATCCAGTATGTGAGAACTCATGTTGATGTATCCGACCCGTCATTGGTAGCCTTAAAAGCAATGCTAGAGGTTAAACAAGAAATTTCCCCTTGGATTGATTTGCAAATAGTTGCGTTCCCACAAGAAGGCATTTTGTCTTATCCCAATGGTAAAGCACTATTGGAAAAAGCGATTGAATTAGGTGCTGATGTTATCGGTGCTATCCCCCATTTTGAATTTACACGTGAATACGGCATTGAGTCATTACATTTTATTTTTGAACTGGCCAAAAAGTATAACCGATTGATAGATGTACACTGCGATGAGATAGATGACGAGCAATCTCGATTTGTCGAAACTGTTGCGGCATTAGCGCATAAATATGAAATGGGCAATCAAGTTACCGCAAGTCATACAACAGCAATGCACTCTTATAATGGAGCCTACGCTTCTCGTTTATTTAGAATATTAAAACTCTCCGGCATTAATTTTGTTGCCAATCCCCTTGTGAATATTCACCTGCAAGGACGTTTTGATACTTACCCTAAACGTAGAGGTATTACACGCGTTAAAGAGCTTTTAGAAGCAGGAATCAATGTCTGTTTTGGCCATGATGATGTCTTTGACCCTTGGTACCCACTTGGTACCGCAAATATGTTACAAGTACTACATATGGGGCTGCATATTTGTCAATTAATGGGCTATGAGCAATTAAATCAAAGCTTAGATCTGATTACCACAAATAGCGCAAAAACATTGAATATTTCCGATAAAAAATATGGTGTTCATACTGGTCATGATGCTAACTTAATTATTCTAGCGGCTAATAGCGGGTTTGATGCAGTTCGCAGGCAAACGCCGATTCTGTATTCTATTCGCCACGGCAAAATTATCTCTAGAACTGAGCCTGCGAAACATTATATTATTGCGGAGCAAGAAAAAGTGGTAACATACAACTGA
- the codB gene encoding cytosine permease, producing MSKRKDHNFSQEAVPLSAKKNVISLTFIMLSLTFFSASMWAGGTLGTGLTFSDFFLALFIGNLLLGLYSAILGYIGAKTGFSTHLLARFSFGRKGSWLPSFLLSATQIGWFGVGLAMFAFPVSKATGLNEYLLIGLFGILMTITVAFEGIKALLYLSIIAVPAIGVLGCYSVRIAIIDSGGISALIDMAPSNPLSFSTALTIVVGSFISAGTLTADFVRFGKKARHVFIIIIISFLLGNSLMFIFGAAGAASVGQADISDVMIAQGLLIPAIIVLGLNIWTTNDNALYASGLGMANITGLSSKTMSMINGIIGTLCAVWLYNNFVGWLTFLSTAIPPIGGVIIADYVINKKRYQSLVNGSRRKINWVAIVAVAVGILCAKLLPGIVPINSVLGSAISYIIINPLARRIGISRGRK from the coding sequence ATGTCAAAAAGAAAAGATCATAATTTCAGTCAAGAAGCCGTACCACTATCAGCTAAAAAAAACGTTATTTCATTAACATTTATTATGTTAAGTCTAACGTTTTTTTCTGCTAGCATGTGGGCTGGAGGAACGTTAGGAACAGGTTTAACATTTAGTGACTTCTTTTTAGCCCTTTTTATTGGCAATTTGCTGCTAGGGCTCTATAGCGCAATACTCGGTTACATTGGCGCAAAAACAGGATTTTCGACCCATCTATTAGCTCGATTTTCCTTTGGCAGAAAAGGTTCTTGGCTACCCTCTTTTCTATTAAGTGCGACACAAATTGGTTGGTTTGGTGTTGGATTAGCTATGTTCGCATTCCCTGTAAGCAAAGCAACAGGGCTCAATGAGTATCTGCTTATTGGTTTGTTTGGTATCTTAATGACCATCACCGTCGCGTTTGAAGGGATTAAAGCTTTACTTTATTTATCGATTATTGCGGTTCCTGCTATTGGTGTTTTAGGCTGTTATTCTGTTAGGATTGCAATAATTGATTCTGGAGGAATAAGTGCGTTAATCGATATGGCGCCAAGTAATCCATTATCGTTTTCTACTGCGCTCACCATTGTAGTTGGTTCTTTTATTAGCGCCGGAACACTAACCGCCGATTTTGTTCGGTTTGGTAAAAAAGCTAGACATGTTTTTATTATTATTATCATCTCTTTTTTACTCGGTAATTCATTAATGTTTATTTTCGGTGCTGCAGGAGCGGCATCCGTTGGTCAAGCTGATATATCTGACGTGATGATCGCCCAAGGCTTATTAATTCCGGCAATTATTGTACTGGGACTCAATATTTGGACGACCAATGATAATGCACTGTATGCATCAGGGCTTGGAATGGCCAATATCACGGGTCTATCGAGTAAAACCATGTCAATGATAAATGGTATTATTGGTACACTTTGTGCGGTATGGCTATATAATAATTTTGTCGGTTGGCTAACCTTTTTATCAACCGCAATCCCGCCGATTGGGGGGGTTATTATCGCAGATTATGTTATAAACAAAAAACGCTATCAATCGTTAGTTAATGGGAGTAGAAGAAAAATTAATTGGGTTGCCATCGTAGCTGTTGCAGTTGGCATTTTATGCGCTAAATTATTGCCAGGCATTGTTCCTATTAATTCAGTGCTTGGTAGCGCAATAAGTTATATAATTATCAATCCACTTGCGCGAAGAATTGGAATTTCCAGAGGTCGAAAATGA
- the glnS gene encoding glutamine--tRNA ligase has product MSDIEVAARPTNFIRQIIDNDLAEGKYQTIQTRFPPEPNGYLHIGHAKAICLNFGIAQDYRGKCNLRFDDTNPVKEDVEYVESIKNDVQWLGFQWDGEVRYSSDYFEQLFLYAIELIQKGLAYVDELSADEIREYRGTLTQVGKNSPYRDRSIDENLSLFNKMKNGELAEGTACLRAKIDMASPFIVMRDPVLYRIKFANHHQTADTWCIYPMYDFTHCISDAIENITHSLCTLEFQDNRRLYDWVLDNITISSRPHQYEFSRLNLEYTITSKRKLNLLVTENIVDGWDDPRMPTVSGMRRRGYSAASIREFCQRIGITKQENTVEMSALEFCVREDLNENAPRAMAVIDPVKIIIENFSDSLDEILMMPNHPNRPELGSRNVPFTRELYIDRADFREEANKNYKRLVLGKEVRLRNAYVIRADRVEKDNAGNINTIYCSYDPSTLNKNPEDGRKIKGVIHWVSAKFALPAEIRLYDRLFSMPNPSAAENFLATINPESLAIKRGFVEPSLRDSKAEFAYQFEREGYFCLDSKYAKEGNLVFNRTVGLRDNWSE; this is encoded by the coding sequence ATGAGCGATATCGAAGTTGCAGCTCGTCCAACAAACTTTATTCGTCAAATTATTGATAACGATCTGGCTGAAGGTAAATATCAAACGATTCAAACGCGCTTTCCTCCAGAACCAAACGGGTATTTGCACATAGGTCACGCTAAGGCAATTTGCTTGAATTTTGGTATTGCTCAAGATTATCGTGGTAAATGCAACTTGCGTTTTGATGATACTAATCCTGTTAAAGAAGATGTGGAATATGTAGAATCGATTAAAAACGATGTTCAATGGTTAGGGTTTCAGTGGGATGGCGAGGTTCGTTACTCATCAGACTATTTTGAACAACTATTTCTATATGCTATCGAACTCATACAAAAAGGCCTTGCATATGTTGATGAGTTATCCGCTGACGAGATCCGAGAGTATCGTGGAACACTAACGCAAGTAGGTAAGAATAGCCCGTATCGCGATCGTAGTATCGATGAAAATTTATCGCTATTTAATAAAATGAAAAATGGTGAATTAGCTGAAGGTACAGCTTGCTTGCGAGCTAAAATTGATATGGCTTCACCATTTATTGTTATGCGAGATCCTGTCTTATATCGAATAAAATTTGCCAATCATCATCAGACCGCAGATACATGGTGTATTTATCCAATGTACGATTTTACCCATTGTATTTCTGACGCGATTGAAAATATCACTCACTCGTTGTGTACATTAGAGTTCCAAGATAATCGTCGTCTATATGATTGGGTCCTTGATAATATTACGATTTCCTCTCGTCCTCATCAATACGAATTTTCGCGTCTCAATTTAGAATACACAATAACCTCAAAGCGTAAACTTAACTTATTAGTAACAGAAAATATCGTTGATGGTTGGGATGACCCTCGGATGCCAACAGTATCAGGCATGCGCCGTCGAGGCTATTCAGCTGCGTCAATTCGTGAGTTTTGCCAACGAATAGGCATTACGAAACAAGAAAATACAGTAGAAATGAGCGCGTTAGAGTTTTGTGTGCGAGAAGACCTTAACGAAAACGCACCGAGAGCCATGGCAGTAATCGATCCGGTTAAAATTATTATTGAAAATTTCTCTGATTCATTAGATGAAATTCTTATGATGCCAAATCACCCTAATCGTCCAGAATTAGGCTCGCGTAATGTTCCATTTACTCGAGAACTATATATCGATCGTGCCGATTTTCGCGAAGAGGCGAATAAAAATTACAAACGTTTAGTATTAGGTAAAGAAGTCCGTTTACGCAATGCTTATGTTATTCGAGCTGATCGTGTTGAAAAAGATAACGCAGGCAATATTAACACGATTTACTGTTCATATGACCCTAGCACACTAAATAAAAACCCTGAGGATGGGCGTAAAATTAAAGGTGTTATTCATTGGGTTTCAGCTAAATTTGCACTACCTGCTGAAATTCGCCTTTATGATCGTTTATTCAGCATGCCAAACCCGAGTGCTGCCGAGAACTTTCTAGCGACGATTAACCCTGAATCATTAGCGATTAAAAGAGGATTTGTTGAGCCAAGTTTACGTGATAGCAAAGCCGAGTTTGCTTATCAGTTTGAAAGAGAGGGCTATTTCTGTTTAGATAGTAAATATGCGAAAGAAGGGAATCTTGTTTTTAATCGCACAGTAGGGCTTCGTGATAACTGGAGTGAATAG
- the tcdA gene encoding tRNA cyclic N6-threonylcarbamoyladenosine(37) synthase TcdA, whose protein sequence is MNTVFSDSYRQRFSGIARLYGENALTHFQQAKICVIGIGGVGSWAAESLARSGIGYITLIDLDDICITNTNRQIHALKQNIGRAKTDLMAERINQINPECRVSCIDDFINQSNVSEYLGTKAMPKYDFIIDAIDSVRAKAAVLAHCRRSKLKIITIGGAGGQKDPTKINIADLAKTIQDPLLAKLRERLKGEYKLTKDSKGKYSIPCVYSTEQLTYPAANGEVCLIKNQAEGSKKMDCASGFGAITNVTATFGFVAVSYVLDKLLK, encoded by the coding sequence ATGAATACTGTATTTTCTGATAGTTATCGACAACGTTTTAGTGGAATTGCCCGCCTGTATGGCGAGAATGCACTGACCCATTTTCAACAAGCAAAAATCTGTGTCATTGGTATCGGAGGTGTTGGGTCTTGGGCTGCTGAATCTTTGGCTCGTAGTGGGATCGGATATATTACCTTAATTGATCTCGACGACATTTGCATCACGAATACCAATCGACAAATTCACGCACTAAAACAGAATATTGGTCGAGCTAAAACAGACCTTATGGCAGAACGAATCAACCAGATTAATCCTGAATGTCGAGTTAGTTGTATTGATGATTTCATTAACCAAAGTAATGTGAGTGAATATTTAGGGACTAAAGCTATGCCTAAATATGATTTTATCATCGATGCTATTGATAGTGTACGTGCTAAAGCTGCTGTTTTGGCGCACTGCAGACGTAGCAAATTAAAAATTATTACAATTGGTGGTGCTGGTGGTCAAAAAGATCCGACCAAAATTAATATTGCGGATTTAGCTAAAACCATTCAAGACCCTTTATTAGCTAAGTTGCGCGAAAGATTAAAAGGTGAGTACAAACTAACAAAAGATAGCAAAGGAAAATATAGTATTCCTTGCGTTTATTCAACCGAGCAACTTACTTACCCTGCCGCTAATGGCGAAGTTTGTTTGATCAAAAATCAAGCTGAAGGATCGAAAAAAATGGATTGTGCTTCTGGTTTTGGCGCTATAACAAATGTCACTGCGACATTTGGTTTTGTTGCTGTAAGCTATGTGCTAGATAAATTATTAAAATAA
- the adhE gene encoding bifunctional acetaldehyde-CoA/alcohol dehydrogenase yields MAVTNLAELDKLITRVKKAQEVYATFTQEQVDKIFVAAATAAAAARIPLAQQAVAESGMGIVEDKVIKNLFAAEYILNKFRNDKTCGVIAENETFGTITIAEPLGIICGIVPTTNPTSTAIFKSLISLKTRNAIVFSPHPRAKSSTIEAARIVLDAAVKAGAPKDIIGWIDQPSIELSNGLMHHPDIAAILATGGPGMVKAAYSSGKPALGVGAGNTPVIIDETADLKRAVASVLMSKTFDNGMICASEQAIVVVDSVYDEVRRLLGEYGAYILDAKETKAVQGIILNDKGALNANIVGQPAAKIAELAGFKVPSAAKVLVGEVTKVDLSEPFAHEKLSPTLAMFKAKDFAEAVDKAEKLVEMGGLGHTSVLYTDQDTNRDRIAYFGSKMKTCRILINQPAAHGGIGDLYNFDLAPSLTLGCGSWGGNSVSENVGPKHLINKKVIAKRAENMLWHKLPSSIYFKRGSLPIALNEVIEQGAKRVFVVTDKFLFNNGYSKQITDQMEAQGIICETFFDVEADPTLSVVRKGTDAMISFKPDTIIALGGGSPMDAAKIMWVLYEHPETKFDELALRFMDIRKRTCHFPNMGQKAKLICVTTTSGTGSEVTPFAVVTDDATGQKYPLADYAITPNMAIVDANLVMNMPKSLCAAGGYDAVTHALEAYVSVMASEFSDGQALQALSLLKAYLPASYKEGAKNPVAREKVHSAATLAGVAFAQAFLGVCHSMAHKIGAAFHVPHGVANAMLISNVVRFNATNKPTKQGTFSQYGHPQAVNRYAEIADHLGLTSSTDKPEKKVEKLIGWLDKLRVDLDIPFSIKDFGVSEKAFLAQVDQLAVDAFDDQCTGANPRYPLIAELKQILLDTYYGRPYQDKGDISEDVAIKTAAKGAAKVKAERKVAKKK; encoded by the coding sequence ATGGCAGTTACTAACTTAGCTGAGTTAGATAAGCTAATCACAAGAGTAAAAAAAGCACAAGAAGTCTACGCAACATTTACTCAGGAGCAGGTAGATAAAATTTTTGTCGCAGCAGCAACCGCCGCTGCCGCTGCTCGGATTCCTTTAGCGCAGCAAGCTGTAGCAGAATCTGGAATGGGGATTGTTGAAGATAAAGTAATCAAAAATTTATTTGCTGCAGAATATATTTTAAATAAATTCCGCAATGATAAAACGTGTGGCGTTATTGCCGAAAATGAGACGTTTGGAACAATCACTATCGCAGAGCCACTAGGGATTATTTGTGGGATCGTACCAACAACCAACCCAACATCAACCGCAATTTTTAAATCATTAATTAGCTTGAAAACTCGTAATGCGATTGTTTTTTCACCTCATCCACGCGCTAAAAGCTCAACAATTGAGGCTGCTCGTATTGTGCTTGATGCCGCGGTTAAAGCTGGCGCGCCAAAAGATATTATCGGTTGGATTGACCAACCTTCTATTGAACTATCAAATGGACTGATGCATCATCCTGATATCGCTGCAATTTTAGCAACGGGAGGACCAGGAATGGTTAAAGCTGCTTATAGTTCAGGTAAGCCAGCATTAGGCGTTGGGGCGGGTAATACACCTGTCATCATTGATGAAACTGCTGACTTAAAACGCGCAGTGGCTTCTGTATTAATGTCTAAAACGTTCGATAACGGAATGATTTGTGCGTCGGAGCAAGCGATTGTTGTTGTTGATTCTGTATACGATGAAGTCCGTCGCTTGCTTGGTGAGTATGGTGCTTATATTCTTGATGCAAAAGAAACTAAAGCTGTTCAAGGGATCATTTTAAACGATAAAGGTGCTTTAAATGCTAATATTGTTGGTCAACCGGCAGCAAAAATTGCTGAATTGGCTGGCTTTAAGGTTCCTTCCGCTGCTAAAGTTCTTGTCGGGGAGGTTACCAAAGTTGATTTGTCGGAACCTTTTGCTCATGAAAAGCTTTCACCAACACTTGCCATGTTTAAAGCAAAAGATTTTGCGGAAGCAGTTGATAAAGCAGAAAAACTAGTCGAAATGGGTGGGCTTGGTCATACATCAGTACTCTATACCGATCAAGATACTAACCGTGATCGTATTGCCTACTTTGGTAGCAAAATGAAAACCTGTCGCATACTAATTAATCAACCTGCTGCACACGGTGGTATTGGCGATTTATATAATTTTGATTTAGCGCCGTCTTTAACATTAGGGTGTGGATCATGGGGTGGAAACTCTGTATCTGAAAATGTGGGACCAAAACACTTAATCAATAAAAAAGTTATCGCTAAGAGAGCAGAAAATATGTTATGGCATAAATTACCAAGTTCTATTTATTTTAAACGAGGTTCATTACCTATTGCATTAAATGAGGTTATTGAGCAGGGTGCTAAACGTGTATTTGTTGTTACTGATAAATTCTTATTCAATAATGGTTATTCAAAACAAATTACTGATCAAATGGAAGCACAAGGTATCATTTGCGAAACATTTTTTGATGTTGAAGCTGATCCAACCCTAAGCGTTGTGCGTAAAGGCACCGATGCCATGATCTCGTTTAAACCCGATACTATTATCGCATTAGGTGGCGGTTCACCAATGGATGCGGCAAAAATTATGTGGGTTCTTTATGAACACCCTGAAACTAAGTTTGACGAATTAGCGTTACGTTTTATGGATATTCGTAAACGTACGTGCCATTTCCCAAATATGGGGCAAAAAGCAAAACTAATTTGTGTCACTACAACATCGGGTACAGGTTCGGAAGTTACCCCATTTGCGGTTGTAACAGATGATGCTACAGGTCAAAAATACCCGCTAGCTGATTATGCTATTACCCCAAATATGGCAATTGTTGATGCTAATTTAGTGATGAATATGCCTAAATCACTTTGTGCAGCAGGTGGTTACGATGCGGTAACTCATGCCTTAGAAGCCTATGTTTCAGTTATGGCAAGTGAGTTTTCTGACGGTCAAGCATTACAAGCATTAAGTTTACTTAAAGCTTACTTACCTGCTAGTTATAAAGAAGGGGCAAAAAATCCTGTTGCGCGTGAAAAAGTGCATAGTGCGGCAACATTAGCAGGCGTTGCTTTTGCTCAAGCATTCTTGGGTGTTTGCCACTCAATGGCTCATAAAATCGGTGCTGCATTCCATGTTCCTCATGGTGTTGCGAATGCAATGCTTATCTCTAATGTAGTACGCTTTAATGCGACCAATAAGCCAACTAAACAAGGTACTTTCAGTCAATATGGTCATCCACAAGCGGTTAATCGTTATGCTGAAATAGCGGATCACTTAGGTTTAACATCATCCACTGATAAACCAGAGAAGAAAGTTGAGAAACTGATTGGTTGGTTGGATAAACTAAGAGTTGATCTCGACATACCTTTCTCAATTAAAGATTTTGGCGTCAGTGAAAAAGCATTCCTTGCGCAAGTCGATCAATTAGCTGTAGATGCATTTGATGACCAATGTACAGGGGCAAACCCCCGTTATCCTTTAATTGCGGAACTAAAGCAGATCCTTCTTGATACTTATTATGGAAGACCTTATCAAGATAAAGGTGATATTAGCGAAGATGTTGCAATTAAAACAGCGGCCAAGGGTGCGGCGAAAGTGAAAGCTGAACGGAAAGTAGCTAAGAAAAAATAA
- a CDS encoding helix-turn-helix domain-containing protein codes for MSKYSRNLKISIANEFLSGVSSEILSKKYSICSSQIRYWGQVVAIHSNDSFQPTSHLRDAQARLQALELMWANDWSLRYTSAMLNLVSPGILSAWLNRYREKGFVELAHQSRGRLSMKPSRIASTHCNDEKTVEELKEEITYLQAENAVLKKLEELRQTKRQQTKKKR; via the coding sequence ATGTCAAAATACAGTCGAAATTTAAAAATTAGCATTGCTAATGAATTCTTATCAGGAGTATCATCGGAAATACTTTCGAAAAAATATTCTATATGTTCTAGCCAAATAAGGTATTGGGGGCAAGTGGTCGCGATTCATAGTAATGACTCTTTTCAACCAACATCGCATTTACGTGATGCGCAAGCAAGATTACAAGCGCTGGAGTTAATGTGGGCAAATGACTGGTCTCTCAGGTACACGAGTGCCATGCTTAATTTAGTCTCGCCAGGGATTTTGTCAGCTTGGCTTAATAGATACCGTGAAAAAGGATTCGTCGAGCTTGCACATCAATCTAGAGGAAGACTATCCATGAAGCCATCACGTATTGCATCGACTCATTGTAATGATGAAAAAACAGTTGAAGAATTAAAAGAAGAGATAACTTATTTACAAGCGGAAAACGCTGTTCTAAAAAAGTTGGAGGAGCTAAGACAAACAAAACGTCAACAAACAAAGAAAAAACGTTAG
- a CDS encoding IS3 family transposase, with translation MKRRDNLFTSGKRCSKKVGGAKTNKTSTNKEKTLVVLALKSQHPLKYLLSVTQLAKSVFYYHVNRLKEPSPYEKELKRIEAIYHEHKGRYGYRRVHLALMNEGSQLNHKTVQRLMGELNLKSTVRVKKYRSYRGEIGKAAPNHLKRKFNVSKPNKKWVTDVTEFKVSEQKIYLSPIIDLYNQEVIAYSIAKNARLTLVTDMLKKGLSRLKNKQRLLLHSDQGWQYRNPIYQKQLADNGIKQSMSRKGNCLDNAVAENFFGLLKSEMYHGQHFKDADELIEKIEEYIEYYNTKRIKVKLNGLTPVEYRNQTLRAT, from the coding sequence ATTAAAAGAAGAGATAACTTATTTACAAGCGGAAAACGCTGTTCTAAAAAAGTTGGAGGAGCTAAGACAAACAAAACGTCAACAAACAAAGAAAAAACGTTAGTTGTTTTAGCACTTAAATCTCAACATCCTTTAAAGTATTTGCTGTCAGTAACACAGCTGGCAAAAAGTGTATTTTATTATCATGTTAACAGGTTGAAAGAGCCATCTCCTTATGAGAAGGAATTAAAGCGTATTGAAGCGATTTACCATGAACATAAAGGACGTTATGGTTATCGCCGTGTTCATTTAGCTTTAATGAATGAAGGGAGTCAGCTCAATCATAAAACAGTACAGCGATTAATGGGAGAGCTTAATCTTAAATCGACAGTAAGGGTCAAAAAGTATCGCTCTTATCGTGGTGAGATAGGTAAAGCAGCCCCCAATCATCTTAAAAGAAAATTTAACGTTTCAAAACCGAATAAAAAATGGGTAACCGATGTCACAGAATTTAAAGTAAGTGAACAGAAAATTTATCTATCGCCCATTATTGATTTATACAACCAAGAAGTGATTGCTTATAGTATAGCTAAAAATGCACGGTTGACTTTAGTCACCGATATGCTTAAAAAAGGACTGTCACGATTAAAAAACAAACAAAGGCTCTTACTACATAGTGACCAAGGCTGGCAATATAGAAATCCCATTTATCAGAAGCAACTCGCTGATAATGGTATAAAGCAAAGTATGTCGAGAAAAGGAAATTGCTTAGATAATGCTGTTGCTGAAAACTTTTTTGGACTATTAAAATCAGAAATGTATCATGGGCAACATTTTAAAGATGCCGATGAATTGATTGAAAAAATAGAAGAATATATAGAATACTACAACACGAAACGGATTAAAGTTAAATTAAACGGCCTGACTCCGGTAGAATACCGAAACCAGACCTTACGAGCTACTTAA
- a CDS encoding IS1182 family transposase (programmed frameshift), which translates to MLRKPTPATPEKIEQISLEALVPQNHLVRKIAKIIDFEFIRDAVASLYCKDNGRPAEDPVRLFKIMLLGYLFGIPSERRLVQEIQVNLAYRWFLGMGLTEKVIDASTLSQNRRRRFNDSDIYQQIFDNIVEQAIAKGLISGRILYSDSTHLKASANKGKACNEKRIIEPSQYINELNKAIEEERATHGKKPLAPRTETRYKAIKISTTDRESGFMHREGKPKGFFYLDHRTVDGKHNLITDTHVTAGNVHDSQPYLARLKRQVTRFNFAPVGVGLDAGYFTAPICHLLLAEQIYPVIGYRRPNHGANAIRKRQFIYDSQRDTYTCPNGQSLIYKTTSREGYRHYHSKAGVCKQCPLLSQCTQSKNSLKIITRHIWEADKEKANDIRLSKWGKKVYARRKETVERSFADAKQHHGHRYARFRGLAKVQMQCLLAATAQNIKKIALKLFLLLYFRSLLNGFNKISIKNRIYG; encoded by the exons ATGCTTAGAAAACCGACACCAGCAACCCCTGAAAAAATAGAACAAATATCGCTCGAAGCCCTTGTTCCTCAAAACCACCTTGTCCGTAAAATTGCTAAGATTATTGATTTCGAATTTATTCGTGATGCAGTGGCGTCCCTTTATTGTAAGGATAATGGACGCCCGGCAGAAGATCCCGTCAGATTATTCAAAATTATGTTATTAGGTTATCTTTTCGGCATTCCCAGTGAGCGGCGATTGGTGCAAGAAATACAGGTTAACTTAGCTTATCGTTGGTTTTTGGGGATGGGATTAACCGAAAAAGTGATTGACGCGTCAACCCTAAGCCAAAATCGTCGACGTCGATTTAATGATAGTGACATTTATCAACAGATTTTTGATAATATTGTCGAGCAAGCTATCGCGAAAGGCTTAATTAGCGGCCGTATCTTATATTCGGATAGCACGCATCTTAAAGCCAGTGCCAATAAGGGAAAAGCATGTAATGAAAAGCGTATTATTGAGCCGAGCCAATATATTAATGAGTTAAATAAAGCAATTGAGGAAGAGCGGGCTACACATGGAAAAAAGCCTT TAGCGCCAAGGACGGAAACACGGTATAAAGCAATTAAAATCAGCACCACCGACCGAGAAAGCGGTTTTATGCATCGGGAAGGCAAACCTAAAGGGTTCTTTTATCTTGACCACCGAACGGTTGATGGTAAACATAATCTAATTACCGATACGCATGTTACGGCGGGAAATGTTCATGATTCTCAACCTTATCTTGCTCGGCTCAAACGGCAGGTCACTCGGTTTAACTTTGCGCCTGTTGGTGTGGGTCTTGATGCGGGGTATTTTACCGCCCCTATTTGCCATTTATTGTTAGCTGAGCAGATATATCCAGTAATCGGTTATCGCAGGCCGAATCACGGTGCGAATGCCATACGAAAACGGCAGTTTATTTATGATAGTCAACGCGATACCTATACCTGCCCCAATGGGCAATCACTGATTTATAAAACGACAAGTCGAGAAGGTTACCGTCATTATCATTCTAAAGCAGGTGTTTGCAAGCAGTGTCCGTTATTATCACAGTGTACACAAAGTAAAAATAGTCTGAAAATCATTACTCGCCATATCTGGGAAGCCGATAAAGAAAAAGCGAATGATATTCGTCTAAGTAAATGGGGTAAAAAAGTTTATGCGAGACGAAAAGAGACCGTCGAGCGAAGTTTTGCTGACGCCAAACAACATCATGGACATCGTTATGCGAGATTTAGAGGGCTTGCTAAGGTTCAAATGCAGTGTTTGTTAGCCGCAACAGCACAAAATATAAAGAAAATAGCGCTAAAGCTATTTTTATTGCTCTATTTTAGGTCACTTTTGAATGGATTTAATAAAATTTCAATTAAAAATCGTATTTATGGCTAA